Within Actinosynnema pretiosum, the genomic segment CACCGACGCCGAGCTCGCCGCCGTCGACGCGATCGTCACCCGGTGGAACGACACCGCTCCCTACCCGGACACCGAGGAGGGCCTCTACCTCTACCCGGTCGACGGCGCCGTGCTCAACGGCTCCACCAAACTCCCCTTCGAGCTCGACCGCACCGTCCCCTCGCTCGTGCACTGGCAGGCCGCCGTCACCGAGCTGCGCCGCGCCCTCCCCGACGCCGACTGGCGGGTCACCGTGGACGACGGGGACGTGCCGTGGACCGAGGAGCACGGGTACGCCAACCCGGCGCTCGCGGAGCTCGACCTGACCGCCCTCCTCGCCGAGGACCTGAAGAACCCCTGAGACCCGCGCCCGGAAAACCGCCGAAAACCCCCGGAAAAAGCGAAAGCCGGGGCCCGGAAAACCGGACCCCGGCCTCGGCCGGGCGCTAGCCCGAGATCAGAACGGCCACCCGAGCACCGGAAGGCCGACCACCGCGTCCACGGCCAGGCCGCAGAACACCAGGGTCAGGTACAGGTTCGACATGTGGAAGAACTTCATCGTGTTGGTCGACCCGCCCTTGCGGACCACCCCGTGCAGCCGGTGCGCGAACACCCCGAACCACACGCCCGACGCCAGCGCCACGCCCACGTAGATCCAGCTCGTCACCGGGGCCAGCAGCAGGCTGCACAGCACCGTCGCCCAGGAGTAGATGACGATCTGCCTGGTCACCTGCTGCGCGGTGGCCACGACGGGGAGCATCGGCACGCCCGCCCGCGCGTAGTCCTCCTTGAACTTCATCGCGAGCGCCCAGGTGTGCGGCGGCGTCCAGAAGAAGATCACGCCGAACATCGCCAGCGCGGGCAGCTCCACCGTGCCGGTCACCGCCGACCAGCCGATGACCACCGGCATGCAGCCCGCGAGGCCGCCCCAGATGATGTTCTGGGAGGTCCGGCGCTTGAGCACCAGCGTGTACACGAAGATGTAGAACAGGATCGTCGCGACGGCGAACACCGCGGACATCAGGTTCGTGGTGATCCACAGGAACGCGAACGACACCACGCCGAGCACGACGCCGAAGATCAGCGCGTTGCGCGGCGGGATCGAGTTCTTGGCCAGCGGCCTGGCGCCCGTGCGCTTCATCACCGAGTCGATGTCGGCGTCGATGTAGCAGTTCAGGGCGTTGGCGCTGCCCGCGGCGAGCGTCCCGCCCGCGAGCGTGCACGCGATGAGCCACAGCGGCGGCAGCCCGCGCTCGGCCAGCAGCATCGCCGGGATGGTGGTGATCAGCAGCAGCTCGATCACCCTCGGCTTCGTCAGCGCGACGTACGCGCCGACGACCTGCCGCGGAGTCCGCGCAGGGGCCTGCGCAACGGCACTCATCGCAGGGCGCTCCTCTGTCAGATCGGGGATGAACGGATCGTAACCGCGAGGTGTGGAGCCGGCCCTTTCGGGTAGGTGGTGACCAGCGGCACCACACCGCGCACACGCCCTGTGCGATCACGCACAGCGGATCTGCGCGCGTTCGGTGGCACATGCGCCCGAACAGCGGACTAGGCTGGTCGGAGGATGAGCAAAAACCGCGGATAGGCCCTGACGGGATCGATTGAGAAGCCTTGTCTGTGGACCGCCGCCCGCACTGAGACTGGAGCTGGAATCTCCGTGTCCGATGACATCACCCGGCTGACCGAGGCCACCGTCCCCGCCGACTGGACCGCGCTGGACAAGCGCGCCGTCGACACCGCGCGGGTCCTCGCCGCCGACGCCGTCCAGAAGGTCGGCAACGGCCACCCCGGCACCGCGATGAGCCTCGCCCCCGTGGCCTACTCGCTGTTCCAGCGGGTGATGCGCCACGACCCGGCCGACGCCGACTGGATCGGCCGCGACCGCTTCGTGCTGTCGGCGGGTCACTCCAGCCTGACGCTGTACATCCAGCTGTACCTGGCGGGCTACGGCCTGGAGCTGGACGACCTGAAGGCGCTGCGCACCTGGGGCTCCAAGACCCCCGGCCACCCGGAGCACCGCCACACCCCCGGTGTGGAGATCACCACCGGCCCGCTGGGCCAGGGCCTCGCCTCGGCCGTGGGCATGGCGATGGCCGCCCGCCGCGAGCGCGGCCTGTTCGACCCGGACGCCCCGGCGGGCGAGAGCCCGTTCGACCACCAGGTCTACGTGATCGCCTCCGACGGCGACATCGAGGAGGGCGTCACCTCCGAGGCCTCGTCGATCGCGGGCCACCAGCAGCTGGGCAACCTCACGCTGATCTACGACGACAACAAGATCTCGATCGAGGACGACACCGCGATCGCGCTGTCCGAGGACACCGCCAAGCGCTACGAGGCGTACGGCTGGCACGTGCAGGTCGTGGAGTCCGGCGAGAACATCTCCGGCATCCTGGCCGCGCTGGAGGCCGCCCGCGCCGAGACGGCCCGCCCGTCGCTGGTCGTGCTGCGCACGATCATCGGCTTCCCGGCGCCGAACAAGATGAACACCGGCAAGATCCACGGCTCCGCGCTGGGCGACGCCGAGGTGGTCGAGGTCAAGAAGGCGCTGGGCTTCGACCCGGAGCAGACCTTCGAGGTCTCCGACGAGGTGATCAACCACACCCGCTCGGTCATCAAGCGCGGTGAGGCGGCCAAGGCCGAGTGGCAGAAGTCCTTCGACGCGTGGGCGGAGGCGAACCCGGAGCGCAAGGCGCTGCTGGACCGCCTGATCGGCCGCGACCTGCCCGAGGGCTGGGCCGACGCGCTGCCCGTGTGGGAGCCGGACGCCAAGGGCGTCGCGACCCGCAAGGCCTCCGGCGACGTGCTGTCCGCGCTGGCCCCGGTCCTGCCGGAGCTGTGGGGCGGCTCGGCCGACCTGGCCGAGTCGAACAACACCACGATGAAGGGCGCGGACTCGTTCGGCCCGGTCAGCTCCTCCACGAGCACGTGGAGCGCGAACCCGTACGGCCGCACGCTGCACTTCGGCATCCGCGAGCACGCGATGGGCTCGATCCTCAACGGCATCGCGCTGCACGGCCCGACCCGCCCGTACGGCGGCACGTTCCTGGTGTTCAGCGACTACATGCGCCCGGCCGTGCGGCTGGCCGCGCTGATGAAGTCCGCGGTCACCTACGTGTGGACGCACGACTCCATCGGCCTCGGCGAGGACGGCCCGACGCACCAGCCGATCGAGCACCTGGCCGCGCTGCGCGCGATCCCCGGTCTCGCGGTGGTCCGCCCCGGCGACGCCAACGAGACCTCGGCGTCGTGGAAGGCGATCATCGAGAACCCGACCGGCCCGGCAGGCCTCGCGCTGACCAGGCAGAACCTCCCGGTGCTCGAGGGCACCAGGGAGAAGGCGTTCGAGGGCGTCGCCAAGGGCGGCTACGTGCTGGAGGACGCCGCGAACGGCGCCCCCGAGGTCGTGCTGATCGCCACCGGCTCCGAGCTGCAGATGGCGGTGGAGGCGCGGAAGGTCCTGGAGGCCGACGGCGTTGCAGCGCGTGTGGTGTCCATGCCGTGCGTCGAGTGGTTCGACGCCCAGGACGAGGCGTACCGCGAGTCGGTCATCCCGTCCTCGGTGAAGGCGCGCGTCGTGGTCGAGGCCGGGATCGCCCAGCCGTGGCACCGGTTCACCGGTGACGCGGGCGAGATCGTCTCGATCGAGCACTTCGGCGCCTCCGCCGACTACCAGACGCTGTTCCGCGAGTTCGGCTTCACGACCGAGAACGTCGTGGCCGCCGCCCGCCGGTCGCTGGACGCCACCCGCTGACCGACGACTCTTTTTCTAGGGGAGAAGCGAACATGACTGCGAAACCGCTGGCCGACCTCAGCGCCGCCGGTGTGTCGATCTGGCTCGACGACCTGTCGCGCGAGCGGCTGGACTCGGGCAACCTGGCCGGGCTGATCGCGGACAAGGCCGTGGTCGGCGTGACCACCAACCCGACGATCTTCGCCGGCGCCCTGTCCAAGGGCGACGCCTACGACGCGCAGGTGCGCGAGCTGGCCGCGCGCGGCGCCGACACCGAGGCCGTGGTGCGCGAGACCACCACGACCGACGTGCGCAACGCGTGCGACCTGTTCCGCGACGTCTACGCCAAGTCGAACGGCGTCGACGGCCGGGTGTCCATCGAGGTGGACCCGCGCCTGGCCAAGGACACCGACAAGACCGCCGCCGAGGCGCTCGACCTGTGGAAGGCCGTTGACCGGCCGAACCTGATGGTCAAGATCCCCGGCACCGTCGAGGGCCTGCCCGCGATCACCAAGACGCTCGGCGAGGGCGTCAG encodes:
- a CDS encoding heme o synthase; this translates as MSAVAQAPARTPRQVVGAYVALTKPRVIELLLITTIPAMLLAERGLPPLWLIACTLAGGTLAAGSANALNCYIDADIDSVMKRTGARPLAKNSIPPRNALIFGVVLGVVSFAFLWITTNLMSAVFAVATILFYIFVYTLVLKRRTSQNIIWGGLAGCMPVVIGWSAVTGTVELPALAMFGVIFFWTPPHTWALAMKFKEDYARAGVPMLPVVATAQQVTRQIVIYSWATVLCSLLLAPVTSWIYVGVALASGVWFGVFAHRLHGVVRKGGSTNTMKFFHMSNLYLTLVFCGLAVDAVVGLPVLGWPF
- the tkt gene encoding transketolase, which codes for MSVSDDITRLTEATVPADWTALDKRAVDTARVLAADAVQKVGNGHPGTAMSLAPVAYSLFQRVMRHDPADADWIGRDRFVLSAGHSSLTLYIQLYLAGYGLELDDLKALRTWGSKTPGHPEHRHTPGVEITTGPLGQGLASAVGMAMAARRERGLFDPDAPAGESPFDHQVYVIASDGDIEEGVTSEASSIAGHQQLGNLTLIYDDNKISIEDDTAIALSEDTAKRYEAYGWHVQVVESGENISGILAALEAARAETARPSLVVLRTIIGFPAPNKMNTGKIHGSALGDAEVVEVKKALGFDPEQTFEVSDEVINHTRSVIKRGEAAKAEWQKSFDAWAEANPERKALLDRLIGRDLPEGWADALPVWEPDAKGVATRKASGDVLSALAPVLPELWGGSADLAESNNTTMKGADSFGPVSSSTSTWSANPYGRTLHFGIREHAMGSILNGIALHGPTRPYGGTFLVFSDYMRPAVRLAALMKSAVTYVWTHDSIGLGEDGPTHQPIEHLAALRAIPGLAVVRPGDANETSASWKAIIENPTGPAGLALTRQNLPVLEGTREKAFEGVAKGGYVLEDAANGAPEVVLIATGSELQMAVEARKVLEADGVAARVVSMPCVEWFDAQDEAYRESVIPSSVKARVVVEAGIAQPWHRFTGDAGEIVSIEHFGASADYQTLFREFGFTTENVVAAARRSLDATR